ATTCTAATCCGTAGGCTCTAGCTTCACCGTTTAATAAAATTTGCTCTACTGCATCGTTGGCAATTAGGTCTGCATCATCTACATAATCGAGACGATTTGAAACTGTTTTATAAAATGTTTCAACTTCAAAAGAATAGTTTTCAAATTTTTTAAAGAAGCCAGCTGCCACTTGATCTGCTAATTGTGGTTCTATAAATTTTCCGCTGGGAGCATAAATATCGAAAGGAGTTGGGGAGGTGGTATTGCTTATAAGATGAATATATTGTGCTGTGCGATTGTAACTGGCCTTTACTGAAGACGTTTCATTAAGTTGAAATGCCGCAGCAATACGGGGCTCGAGATTTGCAAAAGACTTAATGGTCTCACTTCTTTTAAATGAAATGGTATCAATTGGTGTTGCCTTTTGGTAAATATCTAAATCTGAATTATACAGAATAGGGTTGTCATTACTGTAAACATTTAAGGCGTCCTGCCCAAGTCTATTGAAAGTAGAAAATCTTAGTCCCGCTTGAACAGAGAGTTGGTCTGTTACTTCAATTTCTGCGTCTGCATACAGTGCATTTTCTGTGGCGTATTTGTCAGTAAGTTTAAACGGATTGATGCCTGAAGTTTCGGTTGTAGGATTAATTTCACCTGGGTTAAACTGGTAATAAATACCATTAAGACCGTACTGGAGTTTTAAATTGTCAGAAAGGTAGTGGGTAAAATCATATTTTAAGTTGAAATTTTGAATGCCACTGTCAAAATCGAATTCTACGAAATTTAATTCAAGACCGTAATAATAGTCTGAATAAATTAGGGATAGATTGCTAAAGAGCTTGTCGTTAAAAATATGATTCCAGCGTAAATTGATAGTTGCATTTCCGAAGTTATTACTGAAACTATCTGCGATTGAAAATACATCTCGACCAAAATAACCAGAAAGAAATATCCTGTTTTTCTCGTTAAGGTTGTAGCTAATTTTGGTATTAAGGTCGTAAAAGTATGCAATGTTATCGTTGTCAAAGAGCGGTAAGAATAAGTGAGCATAACTACTGCGACCACCCACTAGAAAAGATGCGGTGTCTTTTTTAATAGGTCCTTCAAGCAACAGCCTGCTCGCTACTAGACCAATACCGCCATTGGCTTTAAATTGTTTTTTATTTCCGTCTTTTTGATAAATGTCTAAGACTGAAGAAATACGCCCTCCATAACGAGCAGGAATACCTCCTTTGTAAAGTGTTAGATCTTTAATAGCATCGGGATTAAAAACCGAGAAGAAACCAAATAAGTGTGAAGAGTTATAGAGTGTGGCTTCATCGAGTAGAATCAAATTTTGATCGGCTGCGCCACCACGAACGTTAAATCCGCTGGCACCCTCACCAGCATTTGTAACGCCAGGTAACAATGTAATGGCCTTAATTACATCTTTCTCCCCTAATACCACAGGTATTTTTTTAATGGTTTCTGCAGTGAGTCTATTAACACTCATCTCTGGTTTTCTAATATTGAGAGCTTCAATATCTGTTTTAATAATCACTTCATCCAATTGTTGGGTATCTATGGCTAGTGCATTATTTAGCGTGGTGTTTTCTGAAAGGGTTACACTGTTTTTAACAGTGGCAAAACCTATCGTGCTGAAATAGACATCGTATGTTCCTTCGGGAAGTGTGATAGAGTAGAAGCCGTATTCGTTGGTAATGGCTCCAGTTTCGAGAGCAGGTATTACAACATTTACCCCGAAAAGTGTCTCGCCAGTATCGGCTTCAGACACAATCCCGCTAAGGGTGTATTTTTCTTGAGAAAAAGCTGTGATGCCTATAAATAAGCATACAACCCATAATATGTTTTTCAATTTCAATTTTTTATCAGACAACAAAAATTCCTAAAAATGAGTGGCAAAGGTTGCACAGGCAAGTGCATTTGCCTGTGTAACCTTTTTTATTTTTAAACAATTCCTGCAAGAATATTATTTAGCGTAGTACTCGCACGCATTTCACTATTTACAAGTGCCTCATTTGGCTTATAATAGCCTTCGATGTTTACAGGGCTTCCTTGGGCTTCATTTAACTCGCTTAATATGATAGTTTCATTTTCTGCCAATTGGGTTGCAATAGGAGTAAATCTTTCTTTTAAAACTTCATCCTTATCTTGGTTTGCAAGAGCCTGTGCCCAATAAAGTGCTAGGTAAAAATGGCTACCTCTATTATCTAACTCGTTTACTTTTCTTGAAGGGCCTTTTTTGTTTTCTAATAACTTTTCAGTAGCCTCGTCTAATGTTTCTGAAAGTGAAATTGCTTTGTCATTATTATACGTTGTTCCTAAATGTTCTAGCGACACCGCGATGGCTAAGAATTCGCCAAGCGAATCCCAGCGTAGGTGACCTTCTTCTACAAATTGTTGCACATGTTTTGGGGCAGAGCCTCCGGCACCAGTTTCAAAAAGACCGCCACCATTCATTAATGGAACAATAGATAACATTTTTGCACTGGTTCCTAATTCTAGAATTGGAAAGAGGTCAGTAAGGTAATCTCGCAAGACGTTACCTGTTACAGAAATAGTATTTTCTCCTTTGCGAACTCGTTCTAGCGTATAAGAGGTGGCTTTTTCTGGAGATAGAATTTTTATTTCTAATCCGCTCGTATCATGATTTGGGAGGTATGTGTTTACTTTTTTAATTAATTCAGCATCGTGTGCTCGTTCTTGGTCTAACCAAAATATTGCCGGCCAACCGGTAGCTCTCGCACGACTTACTGCCAATTTCACCCAATCTTGAATAGGTAAATCTTTAACCTGGCACATACGCCAAATATCACCTTCATTCACGTTGTGTGTCATGAGAACGTTACCAGCGTTGTCAACAACTTCAACAACTCCCGCATTTTTTATTTCAAATGTCTTATCATGAGATCCGTATTCTTCGGCTTTTTGTGCCATAAGTCCCACATTAGGTACGGTACCCATAGTTGTTGGATCAAAGGCGCCATGCTTTTTACAAAAATCAATTGTTGCTTGGTATACGGCAGCATAACTACTATCTGGAATTACGGCTTTGGTGTCTTGCTGCTCTCCTTGCGCATTCCACATTTGTCCAGACGTTCTAATCATTGCTGGCATAGAAGCATCTATAATGACATCACTTGGTACATGCAGGTTTGTAATACCTTTGTCGCTATTTACCATTGCTAAATCCGGATTATCCTGCATTGCTACATTGATATCTGCCATGATTTCGTTACGTTTTGCTTCTGGCAGTTTAACAAGATCATTTAGGAGATCTCCAAAACCGTTGTTCACATCAACTCCAATTTCAGAAAAAACAGCGCTGTGTTTATCAAAAACATCTTTAAAGAACACACGAACAGCGTGTCCAAAAATAATTGGGTCACTTACTTTCATCATGGTCGCTTTCATGTGTAATGAAAAAAGTAGACCTTGATCTTTAGCATCTTTTATTTGTTCTGTTAAAAAAGCAAGTAACGCTTTCTTTTCTAGAACACTGGCGTCTATAATTTCACCACTTAACAACGAGATGTTTTCTTTTAATATAGTTTGTGAACCGTCTGTTGCTTTTAAAACAATAGATACACTCCCTTGGTTTTGTACGGTTACAGACTGCTCATTGTGGCGAAAATCGCCTGCACTCATTGTGGCAACATGACTTTTACTTGTGGCGCTCCAGGCACCCATGCGGTGAGGATTTTTCTTCGCGTAGTTCTTTACAGCTTTTGGTGCACGACGGTCGCTATTACCTTCTCTAAGCACTGGGTTTACAGCACTACCTTTTACTTTGTCGTAGGCTGCCTTAATTTTTTGCTCATCGTTATTTGTTGGATTCTCTGGGTAGTCTGGTATGGCAAAGCCTTTTGATTGTAGTTCTGAGATAGCGGCTACCAATTGAGGTACAGAAGCGCTAATATTAGGAAGCTTTATAATATTTGCTTCGGGAGTTTTAGCAAGTTCTCCAAGTTCTGCCAAGGCATCTGGAACGCGTTGGTCTTCGGTAATGTAATCTGACATGGTTGCTAAAATTCTACCCGCTAAAGAGATGTCTCTAGTCTCAATATCGATATTTGAAGGTCCTGTAAATGCTTTAATGATAGGCAATAGGGAATGTGTTGCTAAGAATGGAGCTTCATCAGTTTTGGTATAAATAATTTTAGCTGTTTTAGTCATGTTGCAGATTTTATAACGGTTGATTGTCGTTTAATAGTGTTGAAATTCCCTCTAAAAGATGGGTTGCAAAGATACGGATTTAGTCGGTGCTTAAAAAGGGAAGTTGTGCCATGAATTGAAAGTTTAGCACTTTTTTATAATAAATAATAGAAACGTATTCTTGCTTTACTTTGGGGTGGGTATAAAAACAAGAAAAGCCATAACAATGTGCTAGGCACTCTGCTATGGCTCCTTGTGAAAACGTGTCGTTACCAACTCATCTTGACGATGTATAGCAAGTTTATTAAAACCTTGCAGTTGTGACCGTATTTCAAAAAGAAGTATTATTGTTTTTGTGATAGGCGATTCTTTAATTTACATTATTGAATACATCCTCAAAAACTACTTCCGTACTTTTTAAAAATCTCCAAAGTAACCATCTACAAGAAATCGTTAGCTTGTCAAACAATTTTCAAAAAGAAATAAAGAACGTTACTTTATGTTTACAAAACAATGGTTGCATTGTTTCGATAGTGCTAATGTACTACACTAATTTAAATTACCAAGAAATGTAAGGTGTTAGATATGAACAATTTATAAACCTCAGTTATAAACAATTGTTCACAAAAAAAAGCGACCCTAAAATGGAGTCGCTTTATATACGGTAGGTACAGCTTATTGACGCTTTTCGCGGATTCTAGCTTTTTTACCTGTAAGACCTCTAAAGTAGTAGATACGCTTTCTACGAACGCTACCTTTTTTGTTTATCTCAATTTTTTGTAATGCAGGTAAGTTCATTGGGAAGATACGCTCTACACCAACAGTTCCTGACATTTTTCTAATAGTAAAGGTTTGAGTTGTTCCTGTTCCTCTTAATTGAATAACAACACCTCTAAAAAACTGTGTTCTTGTTTTTTCTCCTTCACGGATTTCGTAGTACACAGTAATTGTGTCTCCAGCTCCAAATTTTGGAAATTCTTTTTTCGTTACGAATTCGTCTTGTACAAATTTTATTAACGCTTCCATGTTTACTTTTTTGATAATGTTATGTTTACAGCAACATTCACGAAGATCGTCAGAGGTTGGTATAAATCGAGTGCAAAGATACTCTTTTTTTAAAATGAGCCAACTGTCTAAGCGATAAATTACAAAGTGTACTTGGTTATTCGTGTTTTGTTCTGAAATATCCAAACATGATACATGCTACCTAGTTTACAATCACTCGCTTATAGTCTATAAATGAACTTTACAAAAAGGTCCTAATCCTCTAATAAATCGGGTCTTCGTTCTTCGGTGCGCTTATATGCTTGTTCTTCACGCCACACATCTATTTTGGGAGTATTGCCACTGGTTAAAATTTCAGGAACTTTCCAGCCTTTGTAGTCTGCTGGCCGCGTATAAATAGGTGGGGCTAATAAGTTGTCTTGAAAACTATCTGTTAAGGCACTGGTTTCATTACCCAGAACACCAGGTATAAGTCTTATGACAGCATCACATACAATGGCAGCTGCTAATTCACCTCCGCTTAAAACGTAGTCACCAACTGAAATTTCTCTAGTAATGAATTGATCTCGCACCCGCTGATCGACTCCTTTGTAATGACCACACAAAATAATAATGTTTTCTTTCAGTGAAAGCTCATTAGCATCGCCCTGAGTTAGCGTTTTGCCATCTGGAGTCATGTATATTACTTCGTTGTAGTCTCGTTGCGATTTCAACTTAGTAATACATTTATCAATTGGTTCAATCATCATAACCATACCCGCACCTCCTCCAAATTGGTAGTCGTCTATTTGC
This Rasiella rasia DNA region includes the following protein-coding sequences:
- a CDS encoding TonB-dependent receptor, producing MKNILWVVCLFIGITAFSQEKYTLSGIVSEADTGETLFGVNVVIPALETGAITNEYGFYSITLPEGTYDVYFSTIGFATVKNSVTLSENTTLNNALAIDTQQLDEVIIKTDIEALNIRKPEMSVNRLTAETIKKIPVVLGEKDVIKAITLLPGVTNAGEGASGFNVRGGAADQNLILLDEATLYNSSHLFGFFSVFNPDAIKDLTLYKGGIPARYGGRISSVLDIYQKDGNKKQFKANGGIGLVASRLLLEGPIKKDTASFLVGGRSSYAHLFLPLFDNDNIAYFYDLNTKISYNLNEKNRIFLSGYFGRDVFSIADSFSNNFGNATINLRWNHIFNDKLFSNLSLIYSDYYYGLELNFVEFDFDSGIQNFNLKYDFTHYLSDNLKLQYGLNGIYYQFNPGEINPTTETSGINPFKLTDKYATENALYADAEIEVTDQLSVQAGLRFSTFNRLGQDALNVYSNDNPILYNSDLDIYQKATPIDTISFKRSETIKSFANLEPRIAAAFQLNETSSVKASYNRTAQYIHLISNTTSPTPFDIYAPSGKFIEPQLADQVAAGFFKKFENYSFEVETFYKTVSNRLDYVDDADLIANDAVEQILLNGEARAYGLELLFRKTEGKLTGWIAYTLSKSEQRTPGRTTEEIGINNGQWYNSAWDKPHDISVTAQYELNKKWSFSANGIYQTGRPSTFPNGQYEFNNIVVPVYEARNSSRLAAFHHIDIAATWTPKPNNPKRWKSEWVFSVYNIYNRRNAASLSFRENTDIGQNEAVRLSIFGIIPAITYNFKF
- a CDS encoding NADP-dependent isocitrate dehydrogenase, with amino-acid sequence MTKTAKIIYTKTDEAPFLATHSLLPIIKAFTGPSNIDIETRDISLAGRILATMSDYITEDQRVPDALAELGELAKTPEANIIKLPNISASVPQLVAAISELQSKGFAIPDYPENPTNNDEQKIKAAYDKVKGSAVNPVLREGNSDRRAPKAVKNYAKKNPHRMGAWSATSKSHVATMSAGDFRHNEQSVTVQNQGSVSIVLKATDGSQTILKENISLLSGEIIDASVLEKKALLAFLTEQIKDAKDQGLLFSLHMKATMMKVSDPIIFGHAVRVFFKDVFDKHSAVFSEIGVDVNNGFGDLLNDLVKLPEAKRNEIMADINVAMQDNPDLAMVNSDKGITNLHVPSDVIIDASMPAMIRTSGQMWNAQGEQQDTKAVIPDSSYAAVYQATIDFCKKHGAFDPTTMGTVPNVGLMAQKAEEYGSHDKTFEIKNAGVVEVVDNAGNVLMTHNVNEGDIWRMCQVKDLPIQDWVKLAVSRARATGWPAIFWLDQERAHDAELIKKVNTYLPNHDTSGLEIKILSPEKATSYTLERVRKGENTISVTGNVLRDYLTDLFPILELGTSAKMLSIVPLMNGGGLFETGAGGSAPKHVQQFVEEGHLRWDSLGEFLAIAVSLEHLGTTYNNDKAISLSETLDEATEKLLENKKGPSRKVNELDNRGSHFYLALYWAQALANQDKDEVLKERFTPIATQLAENETIILSELNEAQGSPVNIEGYYKPNEALVNSEMRASTTLNNILAGIV
- the rplS gene encoding 50S ribosomal protein L19, whose amino-acid sequence is MEALIKFVQDEFVTKKEFPKFGAGDTITVYYEIREGEKTRTQFFRGVVIQLRGTGTTQTFTIRKMSGTVGVERIFPMNLPALQKIEINKKGSVRRKRIYYFRGLTGKKARIREKRQ
- the trmD gene encoding tRNA (guanosine(37)-N1)-methyltransferase TrmD, with protein sequence MRIDIISVVPELLHSPFEASILKRAIEKGLVEVHFHNLREFATNKYKQIDDYQFGGGAGMVMMIEPIDKCITKLKSQRDYNEVIYMTPDGKTLTQGDANELSLKENIIILCGHYKGVDQRVRDQFITREISVGDYVLSGGELAAAIVCDAVIRLIPGVLGNETSALTDSFQDNLLAPPIYTRPADYKGWKVPEILTSGNTPKIDVWREEQAYKRTEERRPDLLED